tgtgtgatatgcatgtgtaaacaaaaataattcaacgaacttgtaattgactttttttcttgtctttgtgtgtgtaatcaacttgtgaatttttatagtgatatctgaaagtcaaattttgaacccctttcccctgtgtgttaaatacagtgttttttggtaatgtgtggtcataaataggtgagtttcaaaactttccaccagtggcattccttgggacttttttccctcactcaggacatactgaggatacaaaatcagttggatttgcttctcttgcaatatgtcctaggttgaccccaattttggcctaaaattactggactatttaTCCAGAGCAGAGTGAAGGTGGCTTGATTGctggtggctggcaggtgtgcTGGTGAGTGGTGACTTCAGctccaaacagacacacacggaCAAGACAGGGGAAGGTCAAGACAATACACATGCCCACAAAAGGGAAGGGAAATGTTGGAAAAACACTAGGATCCTGACAATTTGGTGgttggtagactagaaaagcacttTAGAAGCAGAATACTTACTGTCTGATGATATCAGTATATGATTTTACTGAATAATTTCAGGGCTGAATTTAGCCAGACTGATTGAAGGCAGACaacctcttcttctttcttttttctcttttatttatttatttatttatgtttatatgtaaTTTGCCCCTGGCATTGCTTTGTTGGCCTGACTGACTTGTATTCATGACAGTATCTCATTATTTGTAGCAGTAAATTATATGAGGCAGCAAATGCTCTGATactgcacatacagtacaacatGGATActatattttttctctgacattAGGACAGTTGTAAACACCTGTGTCTGGTCAAGAATGATGACTCAgttgatgtttttattcagaaatTTATTAGAGTTCTagtcacctgtgtttacctgtggtCACTGCCTGTTTCAGCCTCCTCCAAAACCGTTGTGGTAAACAGAGGCCATTTCTTTAGAGCACCAAACAAGGCAAACATGACCACAAAATTAGTCTCACTTACCTAATCCAGATGTTTTGTAACAAAAGATAGCTCTGTGGGTCCAAAGCCTACTCTCTTTTCTTGACTACtataatattttttccactcaCTGAATTCTCAAAGCGCTATACAGAAATCGGACAGAAGGCCTTAATGTCTTCATGTTTATGATTGTGGTTATTCTTTATATTTCTCAGCTCATTCATTTAGATTTgagtcaaaaataataaattgcatactggaaaaaagtttattatttattttttattttattttattttttgcagactCACATTATGTTTTGTGTCACATTTTGATTCCAATAAAAACATGATGGTGAGCAATAATTTCTTGTATGATAACTTACTGCTCAGTAAAAGTGAGTATCTGAGAGCCACTTGCTTCATGTTATTTTGCTGGAAGTCTGGAAGACTGTTCTGTGTGTAggtgaaaattattttaacagcTCAGCCTGAATCAAATTGGAGCAGGAACATCAGCAGTGGCCGGGTCCATGGATGTAAATTTACCCTTTTTCTGCTGTAATAACTtgaacaaacatattttaaaaaggatGATGGGGGTGGGTCTGTATTGCAACATCATTATTGAAATGTCAGCATTTTAGCACTccagtcaatcaatcagagcagttttgaatttgaaaaatcactttgaaatattttaccAGAAATGATCATTCTGAAAGCCACTCGGAACCAGCTGTAAAAGAAGGCATAAATGAATGGATTGAGCACTGAATTCGAGCTCCCAAgtaatgcaaatatttcaattgCAGTTGATGGAACTGAGTAATTAATTAATGGGTTTAAGGTCATGACAGTAAAGAAAGGAGTCCAACAGATCAGAAAAGCTCCCATAACAATAGCCAGAGTTTTAGTggcctttctctccatcttacTGACAGATGCTCCAGACTTTACGCTCTGACAGGTTGAGTTCTGGATGCTGCGTGCCTGTTTCTGTGCCACCAGGAAAATTTTTAGGTAGATACTGAGCATTATAACTGCTGGGAGGTAAAATGAGAGAATACATCCAATGATGCctgaaatatcaatattaaatGAAAGACAGCGCCCTTCACATTTTCCTTCTTTAAGTCCCATAATTATGACACCAATTCCAACCATGGCAGAAACTCCCCAGCAGACCAGGAtcatcatcacagcagcacaaacatttattttacttttataccTCAAAGGATGACACACTGCATAATATCTGTCGAtcgaaataaaacataaattcaGAATCGAAGATGTACTTAGTGATACATCAAAGCTGTGCCGTATCTTACAAATGAAATCTCCAAGATACCAACAAGAACttacagaaaacacaatgaCCAATGGCAGCACTAAAGCCCCAACAAGGAGGTCAGACATagccagagagagaatcagGTAGTTAGTTGGAGTGTGGAGCTGTTTGAAGTAAATGATGGAGATGATTATGAGAAGGTTTCCACATGTTGTGAAAACAGATAATGAGCCCAGGATAAAAGAATAGAATTTACCTGCTGGTGAATGAGAGTCTGCCACCATGCAAGATACATTTTCTGATTCATAACACAGATGTTGGTCCTTAACATCAGtcctgttgaaaatgaattcagGTCCCATGCCTCCTGCGTCCTGCTAAGTAAGTTTCAAAAGTGAAATTAACCACACAGTCATACCGTCAAACacatttataatattattttttttgagaaacattATGCCAAgtaaagagtgagagaggtaCGTGCTTTCTGGAAGAAAGTGATTGTCTCTTAGTTTTTGAGGttaatatttttcatgtcataCCTGCATCTGTGAGCATGTGAATCTCTGGTCACTGTCCCAGTGAGCAGTCACTCTCTGAGATGTGACTCTCATATCTATCCATCCCAAACTTATTACCATAATTAATGCACTCTTCCTTGACCAATCATGTACAGTATGGTTATATTTGATTGGTGGGCaagcatgtatgtgtgaatgtgtatgtgtgtgagtgtttgtttgcatgagtgtgcgtacttagaaaaaaaaattgatgctCAGTAAAAAAGAGTGTCACCATATGCttggaaacacaaaaactgcAGATCACTTGATCACTTGAAGTTTTAGCTGGAAAAAGCTACATCCTGACTCCTTTTGACcagtttcttatttattttgctgatattgttgttgttctctcaTAGCCATAATGTTTTTCCATAGCACTACAAGAATCGATTTGGAAGCAACCTACTGTACTGCTTGTAACAGAGAAATTAAGAA
The genomic region above belongs to Myripristis murdjan chromosome 24, fMyrMur1.1, whole genome shotgun sequence and contains:
- the LOC115355872 gene encoding trace amine-associated receptor 1-like — translated: MVADSHSPAGKFYSFILGSLSVFTTCGNLLIIISIIYFKQLHTPTNYLILSLAMSDLLVGALVLPLVIVFSVSSCWYLGDFIYRYYAVCHPLRYKSKINVCAAVMMILVCWGVSAMVGIGVIIMGLKEGKCEGRCLSFNIDISGIIGCILSFYLPAVIMLSIYLKIFLVAQKQARSIQNSTCQSVKSGASVSKMERKATKTLAIVMGAFLICWTPFFTVMTLNPLINYSVPSTAIEIFALLGSSNSVLNPFIYAFFYSWFRVAFRMIISGKIFQSDFSNSKLL